In one window of Mytilus galloprovincialis chromosome 6, xbMytGall1.hap1.1, whole genome shotgun sequence DNA:
- the LOC143080558 gene encoding vacuolar protein sorting-associated protein 4B-like isoform X3 codes for MSNSGTLQKAIDLVTKATEEDKNKNYEEALRLYEHAVEYFLHAMKYEAQSDKAKDSIRSKCAQYLDRAEKLKQYLAKGSKKKAVPDGGTPGSSKGKKNGEKKNDSDSDSEEDPEKKKFNDQISGAIVMERPNVKWDDVAGLFQAKEALKEAVILPVKFPHLFTGKRRPWQGILLYGPPGTGKSYLAKAVATEADNSTFFSVSSADLVSKWLGESEKLVRTLFATARENKPSIIFIDEVDALCGSRSENESESARRIKTEFLVQMQGVGVDNKNVLVLGATNIPWVLDSAIRRRFEKRIHIPLPEAPARSEMFKLHLGNTPHTISEEDFRELGKRTDGFSGADVSIVVRDALMQPVRKVQNATHFRRVRGPCRKDPDNIVDDLLTPCSPGAPGAIEMSWMDVPGEKLLEPIVSMNDMLASLANSKPTVNDTDLKKLEEFTQDFGSEG; via the exons ATGTCTAATAGCGGCACATTACAG AAAGCTATTGACTTGGTGACAAAAGCAACAGAGGAAGATAAAAACAAGAATTATGAAGAAGCACTAAGATTATATGAACATGCTGTAGAGTATTTTCTACATGCTATGAAAT atGAAGCACAGAGTGATAAAGCTAAAGACAGTATACGATCAAAATGTGCCCAGTACTTAGACAGAgcagaaaaattaaaacaatacctTGCTAAAGGCAGCAAGAAAAAGGCTGTTCCTGATGGTGGTACACCTGGCTCAAGTAAGGG AAAGAAAAATGGAGAGAAAAAGAATGATAGTGACTCTGATTCAGAGGAGGATCCTGAGAAGAAAAAGTTCAATGATCAAATTTCAG GAGCTATTGTAATGGAGAGACCCAATGTTAAATGGGATGATGTAGCTGGATTATTTCAGGCCAAAGAAGCATTAAAAGAAGCTGtgattttacctgtaaaatttcCTCATTTGTTCACAG gaAAACGACGGCCTTGGCAAGGAATTCTACTGTATGGA CCTCCAGGTACAGGGAAATCTTATCTTGCCAAAGCTGTGGCAACAGAGGCTGATAATTCTACTTTCTTTTCTGTATCATCAGCTGATTTAGTATCTAAATGGCTTGGAGAAAGTGAAAA ATTAGTACGAACATTATTTGCTACAGCAAGAGAAAACAAACCAAGTATAATCTTTATAGATGAAGTAGATGCATTGTGCGGATCTCGTAGTGAAAATGAATCTGAGTCAGCCAGGAGAATAAAGACTGAATTCCTAGTCCAGATGCAGGGGGTTGGGGTAGATAATAAAAATGTCCTTGTATTAGGAGCTACAAATATACCATGGGTGTTAGACTCTGCTATTAGAAGAAG ATTTGAGAAGAGAATCCATATCCCACTACCAGAGGCTCCTGCCAGATCAGAAATGTTCAAATTACATTTGGGTAATACACCACACACTATATCAGAGGAGGACTTTAGAGAGTTAGGAAAGAGGACTGATGG ATTTTCTGGAGCTGATGTATCAATTGTTGTGAGGGATGCTTTAATGCAACCAGTTAGAAAAGTGCAAAATGCAACACATTTCAGACGG GTACGCGGCCCATGTAGAAAGGATCCAGATAATATAGTAGATGACCTGTTGACCCCTTGTTCCCCAGGAGCTCCAGGAGCCATCGAAATGAGTTGGATGGATGTACCAGGAGAAAAGTTATTAGAACCTATTGTGTCTATG AATGACATGCTGGCATCACTAGCAAACAGTAAACCTACCGTTAATGACACTGATTTGAAGAAACTTGAAGAATTCACACAGGATTTTGGTTCAGAAGGATAG
- the LOC143080558 gene encoding vacuolar protein sorting-associated protein 4B-like isoform X2, which yields MNRDLFNYLPKRRAYIPGMGLMKAIDLVTKATEEDKNKNYEEALRLYEHAVEYFLHAMKYEAQSDKAKDSIRSKCAQYLDRAEKLKQYLAKGSKKKAVPDGGTPGSSKGKKNGEKKNDSDSDSEEDPEKKKFNDQISGAIVMERPNVKWDDVAGLFQAKEALKEAVILPVKFPHLFTGKRRPWQGILLYGPPGTGKSYLAKAVATEADNSTFFSVSSADLVSKWLGESEKLVRTLFATARENKPSIIFIDEVDALCGSRSENESESARRIKTEFLVQMQGVGVDNKNVLVLGATNIPWVLDSAIRRRFEKRIHIPLPEAPARSEMFKLHLGNTPHTISEEDFRELGKRTDGFSGADVSIVVRDALMQPVRKVQNATHFRRVRGPCRKDPDNIVDDLLTPCSPGAPGAIEMSWMDVPGEKLLEPIVSMNDMLASLANSKPTVNDTDLKKLEEFTQDFGSEG from the exons ATGAACAGGGATCTTTTTAACTATCTGCCAAAGCGAAGGGCCTATATACCTGGTATGGGTTTAATG AAAGCTATTGACTTGGTGACAAAAGCAACAGAGGAAGATAAAAACAAGAATTATGAAGAAGCACTAAGATTATATGAACATGCTGTAGAGTATTTTCTACATGCTATGAAAT atGAAGCACAGAGTGATAAAGCTAAAGACAGTATACGATCAAAATGTGCCCAGTACTTAGACAGAgcagaaaaattaaaacaatacctTGCTAAAGGCAGCAAGAAAAAGGCTGTTCCTGATGGTGGTACACCTGGCTCAAGTAAGGG AAAGAAAAATGGAGAGAAAAAGAATGATAGTGACTCTGATTCAGAGGAGGATCCTGAGAAGAAAAAGTTCAATGATCAAATTTCAG GAGCTATTGTAATGGAGAGACCCAATGTTAAATGGGATGATGTAGCTGGATTATTTCAGGCCAAAGAAGCATTAAAAGAAGCTGtgattttacctgtaaaatttcCTCATTTGTTCACAG gaAAACGACGGCCTTGGCAAGGAATTCTACTGTATGGA CCTCCAGGTACAGGGAAATCTTATCTTGCCAAAGCTGTGGCAACAGAGGCTGATAATTCTACTTTCTTTTCTGTATCATCAGCTGATTTAGTATCTAAATGGCTTGGAGAAAGTGAAAA ATTAGTACGAACATTATTTGCTACAGCAAGAGAAAACAAACCAAGTATAATCTTTATAGATGAAGTAGATGCATTGTGCGGATCTCGTAGTGAAAATGAATCTGAGTCAGCCAGGAGAATAAAGACTGAATTCCTAGTCCAGATGCAGGGGGTTGGGGTAGATAATAAAAATGTCCTTGTATTAGGAGCTACAAATATACCATGGGTGTTAGACTCTGCTATTAGAAGAAG ATTTGAGAAGAGAATCCATATCCCACTACCAGAGGCTCCTGCCAGATCAGAAATGTTCAAATTACATTTGGGTAATACACCACACACTATATCAGAGGAGGACTTTAGAGAGTTAGGAAAGAGGACTGATGG ATTTTCTGGAGCTGATGTATCAATTGTTGTGAGGGATGCTTTAATGCAACCAGTTAGAAAAGTGCAAAATGCAACACATTTCAGACGG GTACGCGGCCCATGTAGAAAGGATCCAGATAATATAGTAGATGACCTGTTGACCCCTTGTTCCCCAGGAGCTCCAGGAGCCATCGAAATGAGTTGGATGGATGTACCAGGAGAAAAGTTATTAGAACCTATTGTGTCTATG AATGACATGCTGGCATCACTAGCAAACAGTAAACCTACCGTTAATGACACTGATTTGAAGAAACTTGAAGAATTCACACAGGATTTTGGTTCAGAAGGATAG
- the LOC143080558 gene encoding vacuolar protein sorting-associated protein 4B-like isoform X1, with protein MVIVSLPDLLKIQEFFGLYIVSVLEKMGLITVEKAIDLVTKATEEDKNKNYEEALRLYEHAVEYFLHAMKYEAQSDKAKDSIRSKCAQYLDRAEKLKQYLAKGSKKKAVPDGGTPGSSKGKKNGEKKNDSDSDSEEDPEKKKFNDQISGAIVMERPNVKWDDVAGLFQAKEALKEAVILPVKFPHLFTGKRRPWQGILLYGPPGTGKSYLAKAVATEADNSTFFSVSSADLVSKWLGESEKLVRTLFATARENKPSIIFIDEVDALCGSRSENESESARRIKTEFLVQMQGVGVDNKNVLVLGATNIPWVLDSAIRRRFEKRIHIPLPEAPARSEMFKLHLGNTPHTISEEDFRELGKRTDGFSGADVSIVVRDALMQPVRKVQNATHFRRVRGPCRKDPDNIVDDLLTPCSPGAPGAIEMSWMDVPGEKLLEPIVSMNDMLASLANSKPTVNDTDLKKLEEFTQDFGSEG; from the exons ATGGTCATTGTTAGTCTACCTGATCTTTTGAAAATACAGGAATTCTTTGGGTTATATATAGTTTCAGTACTTGAAAAAATGGGATTAATTACTGTTGAG AAAGCTATTGACTTGGTGACAAAAGCAACAGAGGAAGATAAAAACAAGAATTATGAAGAAGCACTAAGATTATATGAACATGCTGTAGAGTATTTTCTACATGCTATGAAAT atGAAGCACAGAGTGATAAAGCTAAAGACAGTATACGATCAAAATGTGCCCAGTACTTAGACAGAgcagaaaaattaaaacaatacctTGCTAAAGGCAGCAAGAAAAAGGCTGTTCCTGATGGTGGTACACCTGGCTCAAGTAAGGG AAAGAAAAATGGAGAGAAAAAGAATGATAGTGACTCTGATTCAGAGGAGGATCCTGAGAAGAAAAAGTTCAATGATCAAATTTCAG GAGCTATTGTAATGGAGAGACCCAATGTTAAATGGGATGATGTAGCTGGATTATTTCAGGCCAAAGAAGCATTAAAAGAAGCTGtgattttacctgtaaaatttcCTCATTTGTTCACAG gaAAACGACGGCCTTGGCAAGGAATTCTACTGTATGGA CCTCCAGGTACAGGGAAATCTTATCTTGCCAAAGCTGTGGCAACAGAGGCTGATAATTCTACTTTCTTTTCTGTATCATCAGCTGATTTAGTATCTAAATGGCTTGGAGAAAGTGAAAA ATTAGTACGAACATTATTTGCTACAGCAAGAGAAAACAAACCAAGTATAATCTTTATAGATGAAGTAGATGCATTGTGCGGATCTCGTAGTGAAAATGAATCTGAGTCAGCCAGGAGAATAAAGACTGAATTCCTAGTCCAGATGCAGGGGGTTGGGGTAGATAATAAAAATGTCCTTGTATTAGGAGCTACAAATATACCATGGGTGTTAGACTCTGCTATTAGAAGAAG ATTTGAGAAGAGAATCCATATCCCACTACCAGAGGCTCCTGCCAGATCAGAAATGTTCAAATTACATTTGGGTAATACACCACACACTATATCAGAGGAGGACTTTAGAGAGTTAGGAAAGAGGACTGATGG ATTTTCTGGAGCTGATGTATCAATTGTTGTGAGGGATGCTTTAATGCAACCAGTTAGAAAAGTGCAAAATGCAACACATTTCAGACGG GTACGCGGCCCATGTAGAAAGGATCCAGATAATATAGTAGATGACCTGTTGACCCCTTGTTCCCCAGGAGCTCCAGGAGCCATCGAAATGAGTTGGATGGATGTACCAGGAGAAAAGTTATTAGAACCTATTGTGTCTATG AATGACATGCTGGCATCACTAGCAAACAGTAAACCTACCGTTAATGACACTGATTTGAAGAAACTTGAAGAATTCACACAGGATTTTGGTTCAGAAGGATAG
- the LOC143078378 gene encoding uncharacterized protein LOC143078378, giving the protein MKMVRLGSVGLILISATVHVILVSGLVKDVEILHVSTTDIVNAKNETANNFTGLDNINRPGVDTDIETSSSLKSLKYSLIDMLIIGFVCITTTAMLSVSLTILYFKYVSKQEEPEEKIRSYEDLHSASSSTAGYANVN; this is encoded by the exons ATGAAAATGGTTAGGCTTGGAAGTGttggtttaattttaatttctgcAACTGTACACGTGATTCTGGTATCTG GTTTAGTAAAAGATGTCGAAATACTACATGTATCTACAACAGACATAGTAAATGCCAAGAAcg agACGGCCAATAATTTCACTGGTTTGGATAATATAAATAGACCAGGTGTAGACACAGATATAGAAACATCTTCTTCATTGAAAAGCCTAAAGTATTCACTCATAGACATGCTTATAATCGGTTTCGTCTGCATCACCACGACCGCCATGTTATCAGTATCACTAACAATATTGTACTTTAAATACG TTAGTAAACAAGAAGAACCGGAAGAAAA GATTAGATCTTATGAAGACTTGCACTCGGCCTCGTCGTCAACAGCTGGATATGCCAATGTAAACTGA